The region TGTGTCAGCTTTTCAAAATTTTTAGAAAAATCCTGATACCCTTGTCCTGATATTTTTAAAATGACATTTTGAGGAATTGGTTTGATTTGTAATTTGAAGAAACCATTTTTGTCAGTAAGCGCATACTCTACAACTGAAGAATCTTTTGGATGAATCAGATATACAGTTGCGGATTCAATTGGGGCTAATTTTTCGGTAACGATTTTACCATTAATTACAATACTTTTTTGTGCGATAGAAGAAAAACAGCATAAAAAAAACGCGAAAAAACCTAAATCCTTTCTCATATTATTTTACGACAGTTTTAGGAGAAAGAAGAGAAAAATAAATAAAAAATGTTGCGGATGGTAAAGTTTCAATCATAAGAAATTGATTTTTTTAGTTAATAGGTATAAATAGTTTTTTTTATTAAGACCAAACTTACTTTTTGAGAAGTGAATAAACTGCAAGAAAATGTTAAAAATAGACCAACAAAATCAAAATAATAGTTAATTCTTTACCAATAAGCCCCGATTTAAAACATCAAAAAACTAGCAATCAATAAATTAAACAAAATATATCGAATATCAATTGTACATTTTTATTACCATCTTCGGATTAATGAAAACATGGGAAAGCATCAACTAAGGCAATTAATTTACAAATCCGGATAAATTCGATTTGAACAGAAACAAAAAAGCCCATTCGTAATGAACAGGCTTTTGTTGTTTTATGATTTTAAAATTAAAACCATCTTCTCCTTTTAAATAAAAACACTCCGAAAGTGGATAAAATTATAGAGACTAGAAGCAAAATCCAGATTCCATATTTACTTTCTTCCAGACCGTTTGGCACGTTCATTCCGTACAAACTGGCGATTAAAGTCGGAATCATTAGGATGATCGAAATAGAAGTCATCTGTTTCATGATCGTATTCATATTATTGGAAATCACAGAAGCATAGGCATCCATCATTCCGGTTAAGATGTTGTTGTAAATATTGGCTGTATCTTGTGCCTGATTTAATTCGATTTCAACATCTTCTAATAACTCGGGATCATAGGTGGCTTTGTGAGCTTTTAGATTTTTAATTCTTTGAAATAAAACGTCATTTGCTTTTAAAGAGGTTATAAAGAATACAAAGCATTTCTCTATCTGAAGCAGGGCTTGTAATTCTTCATTTTTGATCGATTTTTCTAAATTATCTTCTGCGAGTTTTATTTTATGGTTGATTTGTTTCAAATATTTCAAATACCAAACGCTTGATGACAAAAGCAATCTTAGCACCAAATTGAAATTGTCTTCTATCTCGATATTTTTTCGTTGCGAATAAGAGACAAAATCTTTGATTATTTCTGTTTTATAAAAACTGATTGTAACACAGATATCATTTTTAAAAATGATTCCGAGAGGAACGGTATGAAAAGGAATTTTGACATCACCGCTTTTAACGGGAATTCGCATAATAATAAGCGTCCAGCCGTCTTCAATTTCGATACGAGGTCTTTCGTCGATATCCTCAATATCATTATAAAAAGCTTCAGGAACCTGAAGTTCTTCCAGTAAATAATTTTTATCTGATTCTGTTGGAGATTCGATGTGAATCCAGCAATTTGAAGTCCATTTTTGGATTTCTACCAATCCGTTGTTGTTTGTGTAAAAGGCTTTCATTTCAAAATACAGGGTTTTAACGCAGCATTTTGAAAGTTCAAAAGCTGCTTAATTTAATACTAACGAATAATAATAATCGTCCATTTGGAGAAGTGTTATTTTTTAAAGTGCTGCAAAAGTATCCTTTATTTTCAAGAACCAAAACTTTAAACTATTAATTATATATTAAAAACAACAAAACCCGTTCGTTTGAACGGGTTTTGAATATTTTTCAGGAAGAAACTATTGATTTCTTGCGCTTCTCATTTTTCTTGCTAAAAGTGTATTTTTAAGTAACATTGCAATTGTCATTGGTCCTACTCCACCCGGAACTGGCGTAATGAACGATGCTTTTTTGCTTACTCCGTCAAAATCAACGTCACCTTTAATAACATATCCTTTTGCGTTAGAAGCATCTTCTACACGTGTAATTCCAACGTCGATAACCGTTACTCCTTCTTTCACCATATCAGCTTTTAAGAATTCCGGAACTCCCAAAGCTGTGATGATGATATCGGCATTTTTAGTGAATTCTGCTAAGTCTTTAGTACGGCTGTGTGTCAAAGTAACTGTAGAATCTCCGGGATTTCCTTTACGGCTCATTAAGATACTCATTGGACGCCCTACGATATGGCTTCTTCCAATTACTACAGTATGTTTTCCTGCAGTTTCTACTTTATAACGCTCTAATAATTCCATAATTCCGAATGGTGTTGCCGGAATAAAACTTTCCATTTCAAGCGCCATTCTACCAAAGTTAGTTGGATGGAATCCGTCAACATCTTTGTCTGGATCGATTGCTAATAAAATTTTCTGTTCATCAATATGTTTCGGCAACGGTAACTGAACGATATATCCGTCCAGATTATCATCTTCATTTAATTCTTTAATCTTAGCAAGCAGTTCGTCTTCGGTAATCGTTTCCGGCAGACTCACTAAAGTAGAATCAAATCCGATTTCCTGACAAGATTTTACTTTACTTCCTACGTAAGTTAAACTTGCTCCGTTATTTCCAACCAAAACTGCCGCTAAATGAGGCACTTTTCCTCCGGCTGCTTTGATAGATTGAACTTCATCTGCAATTTCGTTTTTAATGTCGTTAGATGTTTTTTTACCGTCTAGTAGTTGCATTGTTTTGTTTCAAGTTTAAAGTTTTATGTTTGCTTCGCCAAGTCGGCCTTTTGCCTCGGGTCACGTTACTTGCGAAACTTAATATTTATTGAATTAAAAAAGTTTCAAATTTCGGTCTCTAACTTGAAACCTTAAACTTGAAACTTTTAATTTTATTATCTCGGCATTCCTCCTGGCATTCCTTTCATGCCTCCCATCATTTTCATTAGGTTTTTTCCGCCTGGGCCTTGCATCATCTTCATCATCTTGCTCATTTGGTCAAACTGTTTCATCAGCTGATTTACCTGCTCGACTTTAGTTCCCGAACCTTTTGCGATTCTGGCTTTTCTTTTTACGTCGATAATGGCTGGCTTGCTTCTTTCAGCCGGCGTCATTGAATAAATAATCGCTTCTATATGTTTGAAGGCGTCATCTTCGATTTCAACATCTTTCATGGCTTTTGAAGCTCCTGGTATCATTCCAACCAAGTCTTTCATATTACCCATTTTCTTTACTTGCTGAATCTGCGTTAAGAAGTCATCAAAACCAAACTCGTTTTTCGCAATTTTCTTTTGAAGTTTTCTTGCTTCTTCTTCATCAAATTGTTCCTGAGCTCTTTCAACAAGAGACACAACGTCTCCCATTCCTAAGATACGCTCTGCCATACGTTCCGGATAGAAAACATCAATTGCTTCCATTTTTTCTCCAGTACCAACAAATTTGATTGGTTTGTTTACAATCGATTTGATTGAAAGTGCCGCTCCACCACGAGTATCACCATCTAATTTCGTTAAGATAACCCCATCAAAATTCAAGATATCGTTGAACGCTTTTGCTGTGTTTACAGCATCTTGTCCTGTCATAGAATCAACAACGAACAATGTTTCTTGTGGCTGAATCGCTTTGTGTACACGAGCAATTTCGTCCATCATTTCCTGATCTACTGCCAAACGACCTGCTGTATCGACAATTACAACATTGAATCCGTTTGCTTTAGCATGTTTGATTGCATTTTGAGCAATTTCTACAGGATTTTTGTTTTCCGGTTCTGAGTAAACCTCAACACCTATTTGATCTCCCACAACATGCAACTGATTAATCGCCGCCGGACGGTAGATATCACAAGCTACAAGAAGTGGTTTCTTGTTTTTCTTTGTTTTTAAGAAATTTGCTAATTTCCCTGAGAAAGTAGTTTTACCAGAACCCTGAAGTCCTGACATCAAAATTACAGTTGGATTTCCTGATAAGTTTACACCAGCTACATCTCCACCCATTAATTCTGTCAACTCATCTTTTACCAGTTTTACTAATAATTGTCCCGGCTGTAAGGTTGTCAATACGTCCTGTCCAATTGCTTTGTCTTTTACTCTTGCCGTAAAATCTTTAGCAATTTTAAAGTTAACGTCGGCATCAAGTAAGGCACGACGAACTTCTTTTAAGGTATCGGCAACGTTTACTTCTGTAATTTTACCGTGCCCTTTTAATATATGGAACGCTTTATCTAACTTATCACTTAAATTATCAAACATATCTTTTTGTTTATTTGAAGTGCAAAGATAATCTAATTAGATATTTCAGGCAATTTTTATTTATACGCTTTTTTTTGCCACGAAGGCACTAAGACGCAAAGTTTTTTGCCACGAATTACGCTAATTTCCCTAATTCCTTTAACTAATATTTTCCTATCGCAGATTACGCAGATTTTGCAGATTGTATTTTGCTCGCAAGGTGGCAAAGTTTTTTCACGCAGATTTAAAAAGATTTAAGCAGATTTTCACAGATTAATATCTAAAATCAAAAAAAAATCTGCCAAAATCTGCAGAATCTGCGTGAAAAAAAAACTTTTTTAATCCTTTAATCTGTGGCTATAAAAAAAGGCGCAAAGAATAAAACCTTTGCGCCTTTGTGCCTTCGTAGCTATATCTTTTTAGAACTGGAAATAAATAAACGGCTGTGAACCGGCAACTGCTGTTGCGTAAACAATCCAGTAAACAAAACCCAAAATGATTGCTTTTACTAAAATTGGTGTTTTATCAAAAACAGATTTCATTCCGTTTGTGAATGTTTCCGGTAAGAAATGCCAAACATAACCGAATAACATCAATCCGAATACATTTTTGTATCCAAGAACAATTGTTTTCCAAAGTTCAGGTTCAAATGTTAATTGTCCGATATTATTAATTACTTGTATAGCTGTTTCAAAATCTCTTGCTCGGAAAAAGATCCAGCAGAAAACTACAAAATGGAATGTAATTATGATTGAGAAAAATCTCCACAAGAAATTAGGGCTTTTGTC is a window of Flavobacterium crocinum DNA encoding:
- a CDS encoding magnesium transporter CorA family protein, giving the protein MKAFYTNNNGLVEIQKWTSNCWIHIESPTESDKNYLLEELQVPEAFYNDIEDIDERPRIEIEDGWTLIIMRIPVKSGDVKIPFHTVPLGIIFKNDICVTISFYKTEIIKDFVSYSQRKNIEIEDNFNLVLRLLLSSSVWYLKYLKQINHKIKLAEDNLEKSIKNEELQALLQIEKCFVFFITSLKANDVLFQRIKNLKAHKATYDPELLEDVEIELNQAQDTANIYNNILTGMMDAYASVISNNMNTIMKQMTSISIILMIPTLIASLYGMNVPNGLEESKYGIWILLLVSIILSTFGVFLFKRRRWF
- the ffh gene encoding signal recognition particle protein, whose protein sequence is MFDNLSDKLDKAFHILKGHGKITEVNVADTLKEVRRALLDADVNFKIAKDFTARVKDKAIGQDVLTTLQPGQLLVKLVKDELTELMGGDVAGVNLSGNPTVILMSGLQGSGKTTFSGKLANFLKTKKNKKPLLVACDIYRPAAINQLHVVGDQIGVEVYSEPENKNPVEIAQNAIKHAKANGFNVVIVDTAGRLAVDQEMMDEIARVHKAIQPQETLFVVDSMTGQDAVNTAKAFNDILNFDGVILTKLDGDTRGGAALSIKSIVNKPIKFVGTGEKMEAIDVFYPERMAERILGMGDVVSLVERAQEQFDEEEARKLQKKIAKNEFGFDDFLTQIQQVKKMGNMKDLVGMIPGASKAMKDVEIEDDAFKHIEAIIYSMTPAERSKPAIIDVKRKARIAKGSGTKVEQVNQLMKQFDQMSKMMKMMQGPGGKNLMKMMGGMKGMPGGMPR
- a CDS encoding bifunctional 5,10-methylenetetrahydrofolate dehydrogenase/5,10-methenyltetrahydrofolate cyclohydrolase, which codes for MQLLDGKKTSNDIKNEIADEVQSIKAAGGKVPHLAAVLVGNNGASLTYVGSKVKSCQEIGFDSTLVSLPETITEDELLAKIKELNEDDNLDGYIVQLPLPKHIDEQKILLAIDPDKDVDGFHPTNFGRMALEMESFIPATPFGIMELLERYKVETAGKHTVVIGRSHIVGRPMSILMSRKGNPGDSTVTLTHSRTKDLAEFTKNADIIITALGVPEFLKADMVKEGVTVIDVGITRVEDASNAKGYVIKGDVDFDGVSKKASFITPVPGGVGPMTIAMLLKNTLLARKMRSARNQ